From one Lycium ferocissimum isolate CSIRO_LF1 chromosome 5, AGI_CSIRO_Lferr_CH_V1, whole genome shotgun sequence genomic stretch:
- the LOC132058179 gene encoding LOB domain-containing protein 27-like yields the protein MTLKGGTSQACAACKYQRRRCISDCPLAPYFPADQPKMFQNAHRLFGVSNILKILKNLDPSQKKVAMKSIIYQANARDKHPVYGCVAEIQNLLFNIQLYEEELQAVHAQLAFYRQQQQQQQQEISSTTLSDSVSQIQLGMPPPAVVAACLPPPQHANGNGLTLFHQDAPSQQYNAAANAALPVQSYPSYSNNSYGAYNNTTFVDPKENNAVNSLWIQQSYGNNVCNNNTMIIQSQLPGSQTIVVPQEVTQDYDEIHPFFDTIDDRQSYIDSKEAYDSSSESSLKDSRQSVEHVAENELKNAAACFTLTSIN from the exons ATGACTCTCAAGGGTGGCACCAGCCAAGCGTGCGCTGCGTGCAAGTACCAGAGGAGGCGGTGCATTTCCGACTGCCCCTTAGCGCCCTATTTTCCTGCTGATCAACCGAAAATGTTCCAAAACGCGCATAGGCTCTTCGGGGTCAGcaacattttaaaaatactaaAGAACCTTGATCCATCCCAAAAGAAAGTTGCCATGAAATCCATTATTTACCAAGCAAATGCCCGCGATAAGCATCCGGTCTACGGATGTGTGGCGGAGATACAAAACCTGTTATTTAACATCCAACTCTACGAGGAAGAACTTCAAGCTGTCCATGCACAACTAGCATTCTATAgacagcagcaacaacaacaacagcaagaGATCTCATCCACAACGCTCAGTGATTCTGTTTCCCAGATACAATTGGGAATGCCCCCTCCTGCTGTTGTTGCTGCTTGTCTTCCACCTCCTCAGCATGCCAACGGAAATGGATTAACATTGTTCCATCAAGACGCGCCTTCCCAGCAATATAATGCTGCTGCCAATGCGGCATTGCCTGTCCAATCTTATCCCTCTTACTCAAATAACAGCTACGGTGCTTACAATAATACTACCTTTGTGGACCCTAAAGAAAATAATGCAGTCAATTCGTTATGGATTCAACAATCATATGGTAATAATGTTTGCAATAACAATACAATGATCATACAATCTCAGTTACCAGGTTCACAAACAATTGTTGTCCCACAAGAAGTCACTCAAGACTACGATGAGATACATCCATTTTTTGACACTATTGATGACAGGCAATCTTATATCGATTCTAAAGAAGCATATGACTCGAG TTCAGAATCATCACTGAAAGACTCAAGACAGTCTGTGGAGCATGTTGCtgagaatgaattaaagaaTGCTGCAGCATGTTTCACTCTTACCAGCATCAACTGA